A genomic region of Sulfobacillus acidophilus DSM 10332 contains the following coding sequences:
- a CDS encoding glycine dehydrogenase (decarboxylating) beta subunit (PFAM: Glycine cleavage system P-protein~COGs: COG1003 Glycine cleavage system protein P (pyridoxal-binding) C-terminal domain~HAMAP: glycine dehydrogenase [decarboxylating] subunit 2~InterPro IPR001597~KEGG: bts:Btus_0711 glycine dehydrogenase (decarboxylating)~PFAM: Aromatic amino acid beta-eliminating lyase/threonine aldolase~SPTR: Probable glycine dehydrogenase [decarboxylating] subunit 2), whose protein sequence is MAVPLIFERSHPGRRGVAVPTPTGIAGQLADWVPAEFRRQSDLGLPEVTEEDVVRHYTYLSHLNYGVDTGFYPLGSCTMKYNPKVNDWAAGLPGFADVHPDQPPSTIPGLLFLLAELERALAEVTGMDAVSLQPAAGAHGELTGILMIRAYLAAQGDQRTTVLVPDSAHGTNPATAAMAGYQVREIPSNRRGRVDLAALRQHMDGSVAALMLTNPNTLGLFEDEVLEIAETVHRAGGLLYYDGANANAILGRVRPGDMGFDVVHLNLHKTFATPHGGGGPGAGPVAVKKALEPFLPLPRLVGNAETGWQWDYDRPQSIGRVRSYYGNIGVLVRAYAYLRSQGAEGLKQVAETAVLHANYLLSQVGQDYHSPFPGPVKHEFVLSLTEQKRRGARALDVAKRLIDFGMYPPTVYFPLVVEEALMVEPTETESREMIDRFADALKQINREIDENPALLHEAPHDTIVSRLDEARAARHPLLGWPQLKAEEESRS, encoded by the coding sequence ATGGCAGTCCCGTTAATTTTTGAACGATCCCACCCGGGGCGCCGAGGGGTGGCTGTTCCGACTCCCACGGGAATCGCCGGGCAATTGGCCGACTGGGTGCCGGCGGAATTTCGCCGGCAAAGCGATCTGGGCTTGCCCGAAGTGACAGAAGAAGACGTCGTCCGGCATTATACGTATTTGTCGCATTTGAATTACGGGGTGGATACCGGCTTTTACCCCTTGGGATCTTGTACGATGAAGTACAATCCCAAGGTCAACGACTGGGCCGCGGGCTTGCCGGGATTTGCCGACGTCCATCCTGATCAGCCGCCCTCCACCATCCCCGGGCTCCTCTTTCTCTTGGCGGAATTAGAGCGGGCATTGGCGGAAGTCACGGGTATGGATGCGGTCTCGTTGCAACCGGCGGCGGGTGCCCATGGCGAACTGACCGGGATTCTCATGATTCGCGCCTATCTCGCTGCCCAAGGCGATCAAAGGACCACGGTGCTGGTACCGGATTCCGCCCACGGTACGAATCCGGCGACTGCCGCCATGGCGGGCTATCAAGTGCGGGAAATTCCCAGCAACCGCCGCGGGCGGGTGGATTTGGCGGCTCTCCGGCAACATATGGACGGCTCGGTGGCCGCCTTGATGCTGACCAATCCGAATACGCTCGGGTTATTTGAAGATGAGGTGCTGGAGATTGCCGAGACCGTGCATCGGGCGGGCGGCCTTTTGTATTACGATGGAGCCAATGCAAACGCCATTCTTGGGCGGGTGCGCCCGGGCGATATGGGGTTCGATGTGGTGCATTTGAATTTGCATAAAACCTTCGCCACGCCCCACGGGGGCGGGGGCCCAGGTGCCGGCCCGGTGGCTGTCAAAAAGGCCTTAGAGCCGTTCTTACCGTTGCCCCGATTGGTCGGGAACGCCGAAACCGGGTGGCAATGGGACTATGATCGGCCGCAGTCGATTGGTCGGGTCCGGTCGTATTACGGTAACATCGGTGTCCTGGTGCGGGCCTATGCCTATTTACGCAGCCAAGGCGCCGAAGGACTGAAACAGGTGGCGGAGACGGCGGTGCTGCATGCCAATTATCTCCTGTCGCAAGTCGGGCAGGATTACCACAGTCCGTTCCCGGGGCCGGTTAAACATGAATTTGTGCTGTCCCTGACCGAACAAAAGCGGCGTGGCGCACGGGCGTTGGATGTGGCCAAGAGGTTAATTGATTTTGGCATGTATCCGCCTACCGTGTATTTTCCGTTGGTGGTGGAAGAAGCGTTGATGGTGGAGCCGACGGAAACCGAGAGCCGAGAAATGATTGATCGGTTTGCCGACGCACTCAAGCAAATTAACCGAGAAATCGACGAGAATCCCGCGTTATTACACGAGGCACCCCATGACACGATTGTGAGCCGGCTGGACGAAGCCCGGGCGGCTCGGCATCCCCTTTTAGGCTGGCCCCAGCTTAAGGCGGAAGAGGAATCCCGTTCTTAA
- a CDS encoding pyruvate oxidase (PFAM: Thiamine pyrophosphate enzyme, central domain; Thiamine pyrophosphate enzyme, N-terminal TPP binding domain; Thiamine pyrophosphate enzyme, C-terminal TPP binding domain~COGs: COG0028 Thiamine pyrophosphate-requiring protein~InterPro IPR012001:IPR012000:IPR011766~KEGG: bmd:BMD_2697 pyruvate oxidase~PFAM: Thiamine pyrophosphate enzyme, N-terminal TPP binding region; Thiamine pyrophosphate enzyme, central region; Thiamine pyrophosphate enzyme, C-terminal TPP-binding~PRIAM: Acetolactate synthase~SPTR: Pyruvate oxidase): MAKTVADVLLDVLVEHGVEYIFGIPGDSIDPLLEPLRRDRRIRFVQVRHEETGAFMASAYAKKTGRLGVCLGTAGPGAIHLLNGLYDAKLDHAPVLALTGQVNLAHLGTDYFQEVDLLQLFANVSVYNHQVTHPAQISVMADQACRTALAKRGVSHLSFPYEVPLFKAEGPGQRYTVINRALDTVPVAELLEHAAQRIDRAERPVILAGKGARGSRQALLRLAERAQIPIVNTLPGKGVVPDTHPLALGGLGLLGAKPAHTAMEECDLCLLVGTSYPYLEFLPKHAQIIQLDWEASQIGKRHQVDLGLVGAAEPTLTELALRVSERPPSAWVRGLQHQRRHWIDRIQAEARRQNRPDRPIHPQWVADRLSRLVDANANLAIDVGNSLVWMARNFVIQDHGWLVSAWLGSMGFGLPAAMAAKIAQPERQSVAAVGDGGFTMLMGDFVTAVKYHWPITVVVFSNQRLGMIKFEQEVHGMPEFGTELVNPDFAQYAEAAGGQGFRVTRQEEVEEAIWQALHADVPTIVDIRTDPNEKPLPPRITWQQARGYAEAWFKETLGT, encoded by the coding sequence ATGGCTAAAACCGTAGCGGACGTGCTGTTGGACGTTTTGGTGGAGCATGGGGTGGAATATATCTTTGGGATTCCCGGGGATTCCATTGACCCCTTATTGGAGCCTTTGCGGCGGGATCGCCGCATTCGGTTTGTTCAGGTTCGCCATGAAGAAACCGGAGCCTTTATGGCATCAGCTTATGCCAAAAAAACCGGGCGTTTGGGCGTCTGTCTGGGAACCGCCGGGCCCGGCGCCATTCATCTTTTAAACGGCCTCTATGACGCCAAGCTGGATCATGCCCCGGTGCTCGCACTGACCGGGCAGGTCAACCTCGCGCATTTGGGCACAGACTACTTTCAAGAAGTCGATTTGCTGCAGTTATTCGCCAATGTCAGCGTCTATAATCATCAGGTCACGCATCCGGCCCAAATTAGCGTCATGGCGGATCAGGCGTGTCGGACGGCACTGGCTAAACGGGGGGTAAGCCATTTAAGCTTTCCTTATGAAGTGCCGCTCTTTAAGGCTGAAGGCCCGGGCCAGCGCTATACGGTCATCAACCGGGCATTGGACACGGTTCCGGTGGCCGAGCTATTGGAACACGCCGCTCAACGGATCGATCGGGCTGAAAGGCCGGTCATTTTAGCGGGCAAAGGCGCCCGCGGAAGCCGACAAGCCCTGTTGCGACTTGCCGAACGGGCCCAGATTCCGATTGTCAACACGTTGCCGGGTAAAGGGGTGGTCCCCGACACGCATCCGTTGGCCCTGGGCGGTTTGGGGCTTTTAGGGGCTAAACCGGCGCATACGGCGATGGAAGAATGTGACCTGTGTCTTTTGGTGGGGACCTCCTATCCCTATTTAGAATTTCTCCCCAAACATGCCCAAATCATTCAGCTTGATTGGGAAGCGTCTCAAATCGGGAAACGGCACCAAGTGGATTTGGGTTTAGTCGGCGCTGCCGAACCGACGCTGACCGAATTGGCCTTGCGCGTGTCCGAAAGGCCACCCTCCGCCTGGGTGCGGGGACTCCAGCACCAACGGCGTCATTGGATTGACCGAATCCAGGCCGAAGCCCGCCGGCAAAATCGGCCGGATCGGCCGATTCATCCCCAGTGGGTAGCCGACCGGCTCTCTCGCCTGGTGGATGCCAACGCGAATCTCGCGATCGACGTGGGCAATAGTTTAGTCTGGATGGCCCGAAACTTCGTTATCCAGGATCACGGTTGGCTGGTGTCAGCCTGGCTTGGCTCCATGGGATTTGGATTACCGGCGGCGATGGCTGCCAAAATCGCTCAGCCGGAGCGGCAAAGCGTAGCGGCGGTGGGGGATGGGGGATTTACCATGTTAATGGGCGACTTTGTCACAGCCGTCAAATATCATTGGCCAATTACGGTTGTGGTGTTTAGTAATCAGCGACTCGGCATGATTAAATTTGAGCAGGAAGTCCATGGCATGCCCGAATTTGGGACCGAGCTGGTTAATCCCGATTTTGCCCAATATGCCGAAGCCGCCGGGGGTCAGGGATTTCGGGTCACTCGGCAAGAGGAGGTGGAAGAGGCCATTTGGCAGGCGTTGCACGCGGACGTCCCGACGATTGTGGATATCCGGACCGACCCGAACGAAAAGCCCTTGCCCCCGCGGATAACGTGGCAACAAGCGCGTGGCTATGCTGAAGCCTGGTTTAAAGAAACCTTGGGCACCTAA
- a CDS encoding pyrroline-5-carboxylate reductase (PFAM: NADP oxidoreductase coenzyme F420-dependent~TIGRFAM: pyrroline-5-carboxylate reductase~COGs: COG0345 Pyrroline-5-carboxylate reductase~InterPro IPR000304:IPR004455~KEGG: bld:BLi02549 ProI~PFAM: NADP oxidoreductase, coenzyme F420-dependent~PRIAM: Pyrroline-5-carboxylate reductase~SPTR: Pyrroline-5-carboxylate reductase;~TIGRFAM: Delta 1-pyrroline-5-carboxylate reductase) has protein sequence MIRAMTEPIENRFGLASGVWCKATQMFSFPTPEHPDNGAVSRRYPGNEMKGIFLSTKVVPRHVPLALRGGGTFVVWLKGDIMQTRIVLVGSGHLAHALFLGWQRDGAVHRTIHVLARSTRLFAELWTPEEQTHITFDPDILQTADIVVFTVKPKDMSDALSAMSPYLNRQALVLSPVAGYSLEQIRRRLPHQGLVRFMPNICSAIGASVTLFTPDGLTAAQKTMVESLIAELGPMLEVEESLINPMTALLGSGPAYVYLFMEAVIQAGEQLGVDRELTRLLVGRMIEGSARLAEHEGATPLSQLIRQVVSPGGTTEAMLNVLKKAEWGNTLTGALLEAGERAIELGQYSA, from the coding sequence ATGATCCGGGCTATGACGGAGCCTATCGAAAACCGCTTTGGTTTAGCGAGTGGCGTTTGGTGCAAGGCCACCCAAATGTTTTCGTTCCCAACTCCTGAGCACCCCGATAACGGGGCGGTCTCCCGCCGATATCCGGGAAACGAGATGAAAGGAATCTTCCTTTCAACTAAGGTGGTACCGCGACACGTCCCGCTCGCCCTTAGAGGCGGCGGGACGTTTGTTGTTTGGCTGAAAGGAGACATCATGCAAACACGCATCGTACTGGTTGGTTCCGGACATTTAGCCCACGCTCTGTTTCTGGGATGGCAACGGGATGGGGCCGTTCACCGCACGATTCACGTGCTGGCCCGTTCCACCCGATTGTTTGCCGAACTCTGGACCCCTGAAGAACAGACGCATATTACGTTCGATCCGGACATACTCCAGACGGCCGACATCGTGGTCTTTACGGTCAAACCGAAAGACATGTCGGATGCCTTGAGTGCGATGAGCCCGTATCTCAATCGGCAGGCATTGGTGCTCTCCCCGGTAGCCGGTTACTCGTTGGAGCAGATTCGCCGTCGCTTGCCCCATCAAGGATTGGTACGCTTCATGCCCAATATCTGCTCGGCGATCGGGGCCTCGGTCACCTTATTTACTCCCGACGGATTAACCGCCGCCCAAAAAACGATGGTGGAATCGTTGATTGCCGAGCTGGGTCCGATGTTAGAAGTTGAAGAATCCCTCATTAATCCGATGACCGCCCTTTTAGGCAGCGGACCGGCCTATGTCTATCTTTTTATGGAAGCGGTCATTCAAGCCGGGGAACAACTGGGCGTTGACCGGGAGTTGACCCGCCTGTTGGTCGGCCGGATGATCGAGGGATCCGCTCGCTTGGCCGAACACGAAGGGGCCACGCCACTGTCCCAGCTCATTCGACAAGTGGTATCCCCCGGCGGGACGACGGAAGCGATGTTAAACGTGCTAAAAAAAGCCGAGTGGGGCAATACCTTAACCGGGGCACTGCTTGAAGCCGGCGAACGCGCCATCGAATTAGGCCAATACAGTGCGTAA
- a CDS encoding adenosylcobinamide kinase (PFAM: Cobinamide kinase / cobinamide phosphate guanyltransferase~COGs: COG2087 Adenosyl cobinamide kinase/adenosyl cobinamide phosphate guanylyltransferase~InterPro IPR003203~KEGG: ica:Intca_2011 adenosylcobinamide kinase~PFAM: Cobinamide kinase/cobinamide phosphate guanyltransferase~SPTR: Adenosylcobinamide kinase) translates to MNTHETETGLWLFLGGMASGKSQVAERWISTVTSHRPITYIATLDDSGSHDQELAEKISRHRQRRPPEVWHTVAVTGVQALEEALIRAEDGPVLLDGLGAAFSRHPLAVDWQPVLERIARTAISGPLAVVSDEVGWALVPADPSLRAYVNQLGQIHQQLASLAAGVVLVVAGQSLWIKGQPDA, encoded by the coding sequence GTGAATACCCATGAGACAGAGACTGGCCTCTGGCTCTTTTTGGGAGGCATGGCCTCCGGTAAAAGCCAAGTCGCCGAACGCTGGATTAGCACGGTGACCTCGCATCGCCCGATTACCTATATCGCCACGTTAGACGACTCGGGTAGCCACGATCAGGAATTGGCCGAGAAAATTTCGCGTCACCGGCAGCGGCGGCCGCCTGAGGTGTGGCACACCGTGGCCGTGACAGGTGTTCAAGCCTTAGAAGAGGCTCTGATACGGGCGGAAGACGGGCCGGTGTTGTTGGACGGGTTAGGGGCGGCCTTTTCCCGACATCCCTTGGCGGTCGATTGGCAACCCGTCCTCGAACGCATCGCGCGCACCGCGATATCGGGTCCGTTAGCGGTGGTGTCGGATGAAGTGGGATGGGCATTGGTTCCGGCGGATCCGTCGCTTCGGGCCTATGTCAATCAGCTGGGGCAGATTCATCAACAATTAGCGAGTTTGGCCGCCGGGGTGGTCCTGGTGGTGGCCGGGCAATCCCTTTGGATTAAGGGGCAACCTGATGCATAA
- a CDS encoding cytochrome c class I (PFAM: Cytochrome c~InterPro IPR003088~KEGG: dmr:Deima_2221 class I cytochrome c~PFAM: Cytochrome c, class I~SPTR: Cytochrome c class I): MIFTQKAKTRVFLIGTALWLGMAGITGCGHSAPPSSHSKHPPARKTSVAKPQSRRSGAPTSPAPRTAAPAVPVGNVKAGAALFQKSCQSCHGPQGSGSHSGPALKASALVISRFGTQSALEGFIAHNMPASNPGSLSPQQAADAAAYVWHLAKEPPPPKKPLGKAGHHH, from the coding sequence ATGATATTCACTCAAAAAGCAAAAACGCGAGTTTTTCTCATCGGGACCGCATTATGGCTGGGAATGGCCGGGATTACGGGATGTGGCCATTCAGCCCCACCCTCTTCTCATTCGAAACATCCCCCCGCCCGAAAAACTTCGGTCGCCAAACCCCAAAGTCGGCGATCCGGGGCACCGACCTCTCCGGCTCCCCGGACGGCCGCTCCCGCCGTGCCGGTGGGGAATGTTAAAGCCGGCGCCGCCTTGTTTCAAAAAAGTTGTCAATCGTGTCATGGGCCTCAGGGCTCCGGCAGCCACTCCGGGCCGGCATTGAAAGCGTCGGCGCTGGTTATCTCCCGCTTTGGAACCCAATCGGCTCTTGAGGGATTTATTGCCCACAACATGCCGGCCTCCAATCCCGGCTCGTTGTCCCCGCAACAAGCGGCCGACGCGGCAGCCTATGTGTGGCATCTGGCGAAAGAGCCGCCGCCACCCAAGAAGCCCTTGGGGAAAGCCGGGCATCATCATTAA
- a CDS encoding GCN5-related N-acetyltransferase (PFAM: Acetyltransferase (GNAT) family~InterPro IPR000182~KEGG: tte:TTE0782 histone acetyltransferase HPA2-like acetyltransferase~PFAM: GCN5-related N-acetyltransferase~SPTR: Histone acetyltransferase HPA2 and related acetyltransferases), translated as MIPTNRWFLARNGQPYHVRDAEPADAEFFIDLINQVGAEEQYIADERATLTVAQQAQLIQARHPAYQCLLVAEMGGRLAGSLEMVRGTLKKNQHTAFFGMALLPEFRHLSIGRGLLLAAEAWAQAVGVEKIGLTVFESNLAARRLYESLGYVEEARRREQFRIGGQPVDEIWMARWLVQVH; from the coding sequence GTGATACCCACCAACCGATGGTTTTTGGCCCGTAACGGTCAGCCGTATCATGTGCGCGATGCCGAACCGGCTGATGCGGAATTTTTTATCGACCTCATCAATCAGGTCGGCGCGGAAGAGCAATATATCGCCGATGAACGGGCGACGCTCACCGTGGCTCAACAAGCCCAATTGATTCAAGCACGGCATCCGGCCTATCAATGTCTCTTGGTCGCGGAGATGGGGGGGCGACTGGCGGGATCGCTGGAGATGGTGCGCGGCACGCTGAAGAAAAACCAACATACGGCATTTTTCGGCATGGCGCTATTGCCCGAGTTTCGCCATCTCAGCATAGGCCGGGGGCTTTTGTTGGCGGCGGAAGCCTGGGCGCAAGCGGTTGGGGTGGAAAAAATCGGTCTGACGGTTTTTGAATCCAATCTCGCGGCCCGGCGGCTATATGAATCGCTCGGGTATGTCGAGGAGGCCCGTCGGCGAGAGCAATTTCGGATCGGCGGCCAGCCCGTCGACGAAATTTGGATGGCGCGCTGGTTAGTCCAAGTCCACTAA
- a CDS encoding drug resistance transporter, EmrB/QacA subfamily (PFAM: Major Facilitator Superfamily~TIGRFAM: drug resistance transporter, EmrB/QacA subfamily~COGs: COG2814 Arabinose efflux permease~InterPro IPR004638:IPR011701~KEGG: hau:Haur_1415 EmrB/QacA family drug resistance transporter~PFAM: Major facilitator superfamily MFS-1~SPTR: Drug resistance transporter, EmrB/QacA subfamily;~TIGRFAM: Drug resistance transporter EmrB/QacA subfamily), translating to MTGEHRMDRKWVVALAFVAAMFMNIMDTTVVNTALPAIARQFHTTPAGADWVVIGYLLSLAVWILASGWLGDHWGTKRVFLAALAIFTGASWLAGLSQTLGQLVLSRLIQGIGGGIMAPVGQAMLYRAFPPAERARASMILTIPMVMAPATGPVIGGFLVDHWSWHWVFYINLPIGLITWIFSFRWLPEYRTFTQTRFDGSGFLLSALGLLLFVYSLSEGPLVGWAHPQIWLSGLLGVVLLIALLRIERQRAHPLVAVAALDNHLFRTSLAIGFFGRAAFLGILYVMPQFLQEARLLSPLQSGLTTFPEALGVILSTQVVGRLYPRIGPRRLMTAGLFGVALVIAAMTSLNLRSSLWEIRSLMFLLGVGMAYMIMPLQTAAFAQISHELMGRAAALYNAQLQVSGAMGVALLTTMMTSFGNGSIHQVNPYHLAFELGAALALLGSLSALWIHDHDALNTMTIKSQAS from the coding sequence ATGACAGGAGAACATCGTATGGACCGCAAATGGGTGGTGGCTTTGGCGTTTGTTGCCGCTATGTTTATGAATATTATGGATACTACGGTGGTAAACACCGCGTTGCCGGCTATCGCCCGTCAGTTTCACACAACGCCGGCGGGCGCGGACTGGGTTGTCATCGGCTATTTGCTAAGTTTGGCGGTATGGATTTTGGCCTCTGGTTGGCTGGGGGACCACTGGGGTACCAAACGCGTATTTTTGGCCGCCTTGGCGATTTTCACCGGCGCCTCCTGGCTGGCCGGCCTCTCACAAACACTCGGCCAACTCGTCTTGTCACGGCTCATTCAAGGAATCGGCGGCGGGATTATGGCCCCCGTCGGACAAGCCATGTTATACCGAGCTTTCCCCCCGGCAGAACGAGCCCGCGCATCGATGATTTTAACCATTCCCATGGTCATGGCGCCCGCAACCGGACCCGTCATTGGAGGATTTTTGGTGGATCATTGGTCGTGGCATTGGGTGTTTTATATTAATCTCCCTATCGGTCTCATCACCTGGATCTTTAGCTTTCGATGGTTGCCGGAATATCGCACTTTCACTCAAACCCGGTTTGACGGATCGGGATTTTTGTTGTCTGCGCTCGGACTGCTGCTATTCGTCTATTCGCTCAGCGAAGGGCCCTTGGTCGGTTGGGCCCATCCCCAAATTTGGCTGAGTGGCCTTTTAGGGGTTGTCCTCTTAATCGCTCTTCTTCGCATCGAACGCCAACGGGCACACCCCCTGGTGGCCGTCGCCGCCTTGGACAATCACTTGTTTCGGACTTCGCTGGCCATCGGATTCTTTGGCCGAGCCGCCTTTTTAGGCATTCTCTATGTGATGCCGCAGTTTTTACAAGAAGCGCGCTTGCTATCTCCGTTACAGTCCGGGCTAACCACGTTTCCGGAAGCTCTCGGCGTCATTTTATCGACCCAGGTGGTAGGACGCCTCTATCCCCGGATTGGGCCGCGCCGTCTCATGACGGCCGGGCTATTCGGGGTGGCGTTAGTTATCGCCGCCATGACTTCGTTGAACCTCCGTTCCTCTTTGTGGGAAATTCGGTCGCTGATGTTTTTGTTAGGGGTAGGCATGGCATACATGATTATGCCGTTACAAACCGCCGCCTTTGCCCAAATTTCTCATGAGCTGATGGGACGTGCGGCCGCTTTATACAATGCCCAATTACAAGTATCGGGCGCGATGGGGGTCGCGCTATTGACCACCATGATGACGAGTTTCGGCAACGGATCGATTCATCAGGTCAACCCCTATCATCTGGCCTTTGAACTCGGCGCCGCGCTTGCTCTCTTAGGCAGCCTGAGCGCACTATGGATTCACGATCACGACGCCTTGAATACGATGACGATCAAAAGCCAGGCATCTTAA
- a CDS encoding homoserine O-acetyltransferase (PFAM: alpha/beta hydrolase fold~TIGRFAM: homoserine O-acetyltransferase~COGs: COG2021 Homoserine acetyltransferase~InterPro IPR006296:IPR000073~KEGG: bts:Btus_0634 homoserine O-acetyltransferase~PFAM: Alpha/beta hydrolase fold-1~PRIAM: Homoserine O-acetyltransferase~SPTR: Homoserine O-acetyltransferase;~TIGRFAM: Homoserine O-acetyltransferase), with protein MKDLTAKRRHIWPWQKNQEFPWPSIEWFRSEDPLMLDSQSWLPSYEIAYETWGEPSGQPVVVFHALTGDSHVAPHDGEDRPGWWDGVLGSGRALDPDTHYILCHNVLGGAMGSTGPSSWDPEGRPWGSRFPQLSLFDMVRAADRWIQSLVGLRPVILVGGSMGGMLAYAYGALYPERVKGILAIGAPIRHEPWAISYHTVGRTAIWSDPAFRGGDYYDGPFPDQGLALARMADMISYQHPASMDQKFSRNRQTADGMEFQIESYLRYQGQKLVRRFDANTYITLTQAMDQFELSSQAIRRLAAIPVWVAGITSDMLYPPAEIERHVALLRDQQVSVTLEWLDGPWGHDTFLVDQNQTNGLVQRFLAAVE; from the coding sequence GTGAAAGACCTGACCGCAAAGCGGCGCCATATTTGGCCGTGGCAAAAAAATCAAGAATTTCCCTGGCCGTCCATTGAGTGGTTTCGGTCTGAAGACCCCTTGATGCTGGATTCCCAATCGTGGCTACCGTCGTATGAAATTGCTTATGAAACCTGGGGCGAGCCGAGCGGGCAACCCGTGGTGGTCTTTCACGCCTTGACCGGTGATAGCCATGTGGCTCCCCACGACGGGGAAGATCGACCGGGCTGGTGGGATGGTGTGCTCGGATCCGGTCGCGCGCTTGACCCGGATACCCATTATATACTATGCCATAATGTGCTGGGCGGAGCGATGGGGAGCACGGGTCCGTCGTCGTGGGATCCCGAGGGACGCCCTTGGGGTAGCCGATTTCCTCAATTAAGCCTCTTCGACATGGTGCGAGCCGCCGATCGTTGGATCCAAAGCTTGGTGGGCTTGCGGCCGGTGATTTTAGTCGGCGGATCCATGGGCGGCATGTTAGCCTATGCCTATGGGGCACTCTATCCGGAGCGCGTCAAGGGCATTTTGGCGATTGGGGCACCCATTCGCCATGAGCCATGGGCGATATCCTACCATACCGTCGGTCGGACGGCGATTTGGTCCGACCCGGCCTTTCGGGGGGGCGACTATTATGACGGCCCGTTCCCGGACCAAGGCTTGGCGCTGGCGCGCATGGCCGACATGATTTCCTACCAGCATCCGGCCTCGATGGATCAAAAATTTTCCCGTAATCGGCAGACGGCCGACGGCATGGAATTTCAAATCGAATCCTATCTCCGCTATCAAGGTCAAAAACTGGTCCGGCGATTTGATGCCAATACCTATATCACCTTGACGCAAGCCATGGATCAGTTCGAGCTGTCGTCCCAGGCGATTCGCCGACTGGCGGCCATTCCGGTATGGGTGGCCGGCATTACCAGCGACATGCTCTACCCGCCGGCCGAAATCGAGCGGCATGTCGCCCTTTTAAGGGATCAGCAGGTCTCGGTGACGCTTGAATGGTTGGACGGCCCCTGGGGCCATGACACGTTTTTGGTCGATCAAAATCAAACCAACGGACTCGTTCAACGCTTTTTGGCCGCCGTGGAATAA